The window GCCCATTTCCTCCGATTAACACTCTTGTTAATCAAAAGATCGCTGTCAGTCTTGAATGTTGATAAGTAAGTAGATGACTCAGGTACTTGTTGGTCAAAACGAAGGTATTGATTCAGCATTGCGTCGATTTAAGCGTCAAGTCTCCAAAGCTGGGATTTTGACAGAAATCAGGCGGCATCGCCATTTTGAAACTCCCATTGAAAAACGTAAGCGCAAGGAAATTGCACGCCGGAAGAAGCGCTGGCGTTAGCTCGTTGATGGATTATGAAAACGGTTTTTGTTCCGTGCTGTGTTGGATATTGCTGCGGCAGGAGGGGGTCTTAGAGAGGCACGAACCTGGTAGATTACTAGGTCGATGCCATCCGACAAAAGAAAACATTTAGGGTTTACGATGATGAAGACGTGCACGGGCACGTCTTCACAGTTGAATCGGAATTTCTATCCTAAATTCCGTTCCTTGGTTGGGTACGGAGATACATTGCAACTGACCTCCATGTTTTTCAACGACAATTTGATAACTGATGGATAGCCCTAAACCCGTACCTTTGCCTACGGGTTTTGTAGTGAAGAAGGGGTGAAAGATCTGGCTCCTAACCTCTTCTTGCATCCCAGAGCCATTGTCGATAATCCGGATAACAACCCGTGGCTCAGTCACTTTCCCGTCTCGTGCATCACTCTCGAGCAGTTCTGTACAAATTCGGATGACTTTGGGGGATTCCCTTGGGGAGAACATCGACACAATGTCCGTCTCCTGGGTACAGGCTGAGGCTGGAGTTGGGCTAGACGCACTCGCTCGTGTTTCGCGATCGCTAACCCCAATACACCCATGTCGCCACATTGGCGTGCCAGAGCAGTTCTTCAGAGAATAAGCTTGGTTATTGCTAGAGCTATTGCCCTTTATCGGCTTGTAATGTTCTTCAACATCTGTATCTGTTTGTGCACACAGCGTTGGGGGGCAATCTTCCAAGGCATCAACCGCATTGCACAGCAAATTCATAAACACTTGGTTCAAAAGACCGGCGTAGCCCTTGATTGGGGGCAATTCCCCGTATTCTTTAACAACGGCAATTCCCGGATTGTCCCCTTTGGGCTTGAGCCGATTGTTGATAATTAACAGTGTGCTATCAATTCCTTTGTGAATATCCACCTGCGTCATCTGGGATTCATCAATCCGGGAAAAGCTTCGCAAAGACTGAACAATCTGACGAATGCGATCGGCTCCCAACTGCATTGAGGATAAGGTTTTGGGGAAATCTTCAACCAAGAACTCTAAATCGATCGCCTCTGCTCTGGCTTGAATTTCAGGTTCTGGCTGGGGATAGTGCTTGACGTACAATCGGAGCAGATCTAATAAATCATCAACATATTGAGTCGCAGGAATCAGGTTACCACAAACAAAGTTAACTGGATTGTTAATTTCATGAGCAACACCTGCTACTAACTGCCCTAAGTTGCACATTTTTTCGTTGTGAATCAACTGGGCTTGAGTTTGTTGTAGCTTTGTCAACGTCTGTTTCAATTGTTCAGCTTTGGCTCTCAGTTGAGCTTCTGCTCGCTGCGAAGCTTCCTCCGCTAACTTTCGCTGAGTGATATCTGTAACAAAGCCCTCGTAGTATAGCAACGTACCATCCTCAGCACGCACAGCTCGTGCATTTTCCGAAATCCAGATGATACTGCCGTCTTTTCGATAAACCTGAGACTCAAAGTCAGATACCACATCACACGTGTAGAGTTGCTCAATAAATTCCTGACGGCGGTTCGGATCAGTGTAAAGCTGCTGCCCGATATTCGTTAAATTTTTGAGCAATGCGTCGGCTGATTCGTAGCCGTAAATACGTGCTAGCGCCGGGTTACAGGCTAAGTAGTATCCCTCAGGCGTTGTTTGAAAGATTCCTTCAACTGCGTTTTCAAAGATACTGCGATACTTCTGTTCCGCTTGCCGCAGAGCCTCTTCCACCCGTTGACGCTCAGCAATTTGATGAGCTAGTTCGTGATTAGCGCGTTTCAATTGCTTTGTCCGCTCGACAAGGTTGTTGTGGACTTTCTCATAGTACTCTACCCGGTTGGCAGAGCTAGCTGACAAATTGTCACGGCTTAGGAACATGGCTCATTTGCTGAAGTCTCTAGCCCACCTCCAACATCATTCAACCTTTCGGTCACCTGCTGGGTGATGCAGTACATCTACATTTTGTGACATTTAACATCCCTAGCTAGTGACGGTTATCTGTCGTGCTTGTGATTTAAATTTACATTATATGTGATTCAAATCACAGCAATATTTTTTCAAAAGTATGTATGTAAAAACGTTTTTGAGTTCGCTGACACCATGATGACAAATTTTTAAGGGGAAAACAAAAAAAGTCACCCCGTACCTATCTGTATTAATTATTTGTGTCAACGATATTACTAAGCGTCATGGTGTAGGGGAATGGCACTCGCGTTTAATGCAAGTGCCATTCCTGTATAGTCTAAGGGACATTGCTCAGGAATCTCGGCTCATTCCTGTTGTGGTAAAGCGATATTTTCTCCCGACATGGCATGACGAGCAATGTTACCTAAAGGGTAGCCCGCCAATAAACCAATCACCAAACAGCCGCTGACAATAGCAGCCGTAAGCACTGTAGTATGACGTTCTTCTTCCATTGATAGTTCTCCTTAATAATAAAGGTATCAAAATATATGCAATGGCTGGCAGTAAAGCTGCACAGTGGGACTTTCAAATTCATCTTAAATAAAAGGCGATCGCACAAGTTAAACTCGGAAGCGATCGCCCCACCAATCAGGTCAGGAGTCTTATGGCTTTAGTCACAGCACCAGCCCTACGCATTGCTCAACACTGTTCTCTTTTAAGCAATACTCTTATCGGTAATACAATCTATACAGTCAGATTAGCGGCTAGTATTAACAGTGACTTATATCGGAAGAAAGAGTTTATGTGACATTTCTTTGTTATTCAGGATACAAAGATTCATCAGCAAGCACTATGGCTGTTGAAGCTTTTTGATATCGATAACTTCCCATTGTACCACATCCTCCCATCCTTTCACTTGATTTTGAGTGGAGATGGCTCTCACTTCGTTAAAACATACTTCAGATTTGGGTAGACTTAACCGGGTTATTAACTTTTTCTTGATTTCTTCGCTGAGATATTGATAAATTAAGCTCAAATGAGGATTAAGCGCAAACTCAGATGGATGTTTTGAACAATTATGGATAGTTTCTGATATCTGAGTGAGAAGGGGATTTTGGTAAAATTGTACGAATAATGTCTTGGTAAATTGGTCTGTATAGAGGAGTTGATCGACTCTTAAACTAAAACTCTGAATCCCCTGTATGGCATTTCCCAGCAGTTCAGCCGGAGATTCTTCGGGGGTATATTCACCCGAATAAATGGTGACATGGGGCGTAAACACGGGAGCGTCATATTCTTGGGCAAGATTATCTATGATGTCCTGGAAAAACGCTTTGTCCTCTTCGGATGGAATCAGCCAAAATGAGACTTTAGTTTTCAATGGCATACTCCTGTAAAAATGATGATTTTAAGTCATTTCTGAAATAAACATTAACTTAAAGTATTAGCGGGTGCGTTACACTTCGTTAACGCACTCTACAGATTTAAAATTAACTTTATAGAGTAGAGCGATCGCATCACTTCACGACAGGTGCAACAGTAACAATCTGATTCTCTTGATTGATAGTGACTTTGGCTAATCCAAATTGCTCGATCACCCAAGCATTTGTTGTCAGGTGCGTGGTAATTTCAGCCACTTGGTACTGACTTGCCTCTGATGCCAAAGCCGCTGGTAAGAGTAATTGATCGCCTAGAAACTGATCGACGGGTGCCCCATTGGCATGAAAATCTAGCAACTCTTCAGTCGCGATTTCTGCCACACGTTCGGCAGGCAGTCCGATTTCTCCCACAGCACCAAATCCAGACTGACTGTACTCGTATTCAGCCGTCAGAAAGATGCCTGCTCCTGGCCCCACACCTCGCTCTCGCACAGGCTGCACTTTACCTTTTAGATGGGCTTGTTGCAACAAATTTTCCGCCCGCATCGCCATCCGTTGGGGGATATGGGAAGGAAGTTCTGTCACGACGGCTAACCCCCGCACCTGCTGCAAGTCTCCTCGCTTGAGTAAGTGAAGACCCCTTAGAGGCGATGTGGGGTTATCGCCAGCGCCAGTTACCCGCAATTCCACCTCACCACCCCCTCGCGGATACCAACCCCAAGCACGAACCTGCACCTGTGCTTGCACCCCCATCTGTTTCAGGGTGGGCAGATAAACTTGTTCGATATAGGTGATGGGTGGACTCCAGGACACATGAGTTCCTCCCTTGAGAGTTACCACTGAGTTACCCTTGGCGAGTGCGAGGGGTAGCAGGATGGTTTGCAAAATCAATGTGACGGCACCCGCTGAGCCTGCGCCTGTGGTTTCGGTAACATCAAAGGTGTAATATCCAGCCACGGCGGGACAACTGGGAATAAATTCCAGTGTCATGGAACCGAGGGCATCTCCCTGCACTTCGGCTTGGCAGATGGTAGCTGCTGCCCTTACACCGGTTAAGTGTTGAATGGCTAATCCTGGCTTTTTGCGACCTGCACGGATGCGATCGATGCGAATGGGTTGGCCTGTAATAGCAGCTAGGCTGAGGGAGGTACGTAAGATTTGACCGCCGCCCTCACCGTAGGAGCCGTCGATGTGAAGCATATTAGCTATATTATGGTCTTTATGGCTGGTTTTTGCGCTTTGTGTCCACTGTAAGGGTATCTTCACAGCAACGCCAAGGGCATACGCCGCTAGTGGGGTAATTGGGGAAGGTGCGATCGCCTCCGAGACTTTGCCAGTTGCACGCTTCACACGACAGAATCCTCAGTAATAATAGCTAGCAAAACAATCAAATATCTCATTTATTTCATCGATATGCTTATCGCCAAATTTTTTTCCTAGCCGATATCCTAGATTATGCCAAGTTAGTTTTTTGAGGGTATTTTCTGTATAGATTTTGTCCCTTACTGTAGCATCTTCCCATCCCGCTTTAAATTGGCCTCGACGGAGATTATCGGGGGGTTGGCGAACATCGTCTTCATATACCATTTCGGATATTAACTTTTTACAGGTATGCATATCCATAAAGCTTAGTTCCCTAGTAGTAAGAAAACTGTTCAATGGGGTTTATCAGGTTCGAGTGTCCCAACGAAAAACTCTGACATCCTCCGCCCACTACAATCATGCGATCGCAGGTAATACAGCTCTAACAGGCGAATCAACGAGAATCCGCTGGAGATGAGTAGCACTATTCATTCGCCTTCCAGCATTCTAGTTT of the Allocoleopsis franciscana PCC 7113 genome contains:
- the rpsU gene encoding 30S ribosomal protein S21, which encodes MTQVLVGQNEGIDSALRRFKRQVSKAGILTEIRRHRHFETPIEKRKRKEIARRKKRWR
- a CDS encoding sensor histidine kinase; the protein is MFLSRDNLSASSANRVEYYEKVHNNLVERTKQLKRANHELAHQIAERQRVEEALRQAEQKYRSIFENAVEGIFQTTPEGYYLACNPALARIYGYESADALLKNLTNIGQQLYTDPNRRQEFIEQLYTCDVVSDFESQVYRKDGSIIWISENARAVRAEDGTLLYYEGFVTDITQRKLAEEASQRAEAQLRAKAEQLKQTLTKLQQTQAQLIHNEKMCNLGQLVAGVAHEINNPVNFVCGNLIPATQYVDDLLDLLRLYVKHYPQPEPEIQARAEAIDLEFLVEDFPKTLSSMQLGADRIRQIVQSLRSFSRIDESQMTQVDIHKGIDSTLLIINNRLKPKGDNPGIAVVKEYGELPPIKGYAGLLNQVFMNLLCNAVDALEDCPPTLCAQTDTDVEEHYKPIKGNSSSNNQAYSLKNCSGTPMWRHGCIGVSDRETRASASSPTPASACTQETDIVSMFSPRESPKVIRICTELLESDARDGKVTEPRVVIRIIDNGSGMQEEVRSQIFHPFFTTKPVGKGTGLGLSISYQIVVEKHGGQLQCISVPNQGTEFRIEIPIQL
- the rtcA gene encoding RNA 3'-terminal phosphate cyclase → MLHIDGSYGEGGGQILRTSLSLAAITGQPIRIDRIRAGRKKPGLAIQHLTGVRAAATICQAEVQGDALGSMTLEFIPSCPAVAGYYTFDVTETTGAGSAGAVTLILQTILLPLALAKGNSVVTLKGGTHVSWSPPITYIEQVYLPTLKQMGVQAQVQVRAWGWYPRGGGEVELRVTGAGDNPTSPLRGLHLLKRGDLQQVRGLAVVTELPSHIPQRMAMRAENLLQQAHLKGKVQPVRERGVGPGAGIFLTAEYEYSQSGFGAVGEIGLPAERVAEIATEELLDFHANGAPVDQFLGDQLLLPAALASEASQYQVAEITTHLTTNAWVIEQFGLAKVTINQENQIVTVAPVVK